A genomic stretch from Anoplolepis gracilipes chromosome 16, ASM4749672v1, whole genome shotgun sequence includes:
- the LOC140674363 gene encoding enolase, which produces MAFRKIKARQIFDCRGEPTLEVDLITDIGLLRSSVPSNVLINPNQAREIRDENVTAYHGRSVFKAVDIINNVIAPQLIKSKLEVCQQAEIDGLLIKLDGTQNKSRLGVNSILGVSVACCKAGAAKKGLPVYRYIAELAENNQLSVPVPCFNMISGGRHAGNNLLCQEFAILPIGAESFADAVKMATEIYRVLEKKIIDAQGIRGPLPVSDLGAFAPDLKDDKAALTLLNASIRDAGYEGKIKIALDMAASGFYKEGGYDLAFKTKDPANYVQAEGLRNRYLEYLSEFPAIVSIEDPFDQEDWEGWLTIANQKIQIVSDALTAMNIDRIEEAIDRKVANCLVLRISQIGTVTEVINCAKMARINDWGYIVGGSHGETEDNFVADMAVGLSAGQFKGGGPCRSDRMAKYNQILRIEEELGKDAKYVGLKYRNPLAK; this is translated from the exons ATGGCATTTCGAAAGATCAAGGCTCGTCAGATATTTGATTGCAGAGGCGAGCCGACCTTAGAAGTCGACTTAATTACTGATATCGGTTTGCTCCGATCGTCGGTACCCTCAAACGTGCTGATCAATCCGAACCAGGCGCGGGAGATCAGAGATGAGAACGTGACCGCTTACCATGGTCGTTCGGTATTTAAAGCCGTCGACATCATTAATAATGTGATTGCTCCTCAGCTGATAAAGTCCAAATTGGAGGTTTGTCAACAAGCTGAAATAGACGGATTGTTGATCAAGTTGGACGGCACGCAGAATAAATCGAGACTCGGCGTCAACAGCATTCTTGGAGTCTCTGTAGCCTGTTGCAAAGCTGGAGCAGCCAAGAAGGGTCTCCCGGTTTACAG ATACATTGCCGAGTTGGCTGAAAATAATCAATTGTCTGTACCTGTACCATGTTTCAACATGATCAGCGGAGGACGACACGCTGGCAATAACTTACTATGTCAAGAATTTGCGATATTACCTATAG GTGCTGAGAGTTTCGCCGATGCTGTAAAAATGGCTACTGAAATATATCGAgtgttagaaaaaaagatcattGACGCTCAAGGAATACGAGGTCCGCTTCCAGTTAGCGACTTAGGAGCCTTCGCTCCCGATTTGAAGGATGACAAGGCCGCCCTGACTCTTTTAAACGCGTCTATCAGAGACGCGGGTTACGAAGGGAAGATTAAGATAGCGTTGGATATGGCAGCAAGCGGCTTTTATAAAGAAG GGGGATATGATCTAGCATTTAAGACAAAGGATCCCGCCAATTATGTGCAAGCTGAGGGTTTGCGAAACCGATATCTGGAGTATCTGTCTGAATTCCCAGCCATAGTTTCAATCGAAGACCCTTTCGATCAAGAAGATTGGGAGGGTTGGTTAACAATCGCTAACCAAAAGATTCAAATAGTCAGCGATGCTCTTACCGCGATGAATATCGATAGAATCGAAGAAGCAATAGATAGGAAAGTAGCAAACTGCCTCGTGTTAAGAATATCACAAATTGGAACTGTAACGGAAGTCATTAATTGCGCGAAAATGGCAAGAATCAACGATTGGGGCTATATCGTGGGTGGAAGCCACGGTGAAACGGAAGATAATTTCGTTGCTGATATGGCGGTTGGACTTTCCGCTGGCCAGTTCAAAGGTGGAGGACCCTGCAG GAGTGACAGAATGGccaaatataatcaaattttgagAATCGAGGAAGAGCTCGGCAAAGATGCCAAATACGTTGGACTGAAATATCGAAATCCTCTAGcgaaataa
- the Accoas gene encoding acetyl-coenzyme A synthetase, translated as MADKIYYPNPEIRKRSHCSSMEQYREMHKESIENPIKFWGDIAKQFYWETPAIDEKFFSYNFDVDKGDVFIKWMEGATTNISFNLLDKAVKSGHGDKIAFYWEGNDPEDYSRLTYKKLLEETCRFANVLKSKGITKGDRVVIYMPNILEQPIAMLACTRIGAVHSVVFGGYSSDSLAERILDSKAKILITADGVWRGEKLLLLKNICDEALEKVKKQGYQLDCCIVVSHLRRLNNPQGKMNGVNGTSNGNVELTNVSWDNDRDVWWHDEMEDAEPSCYPVWLAAEDPLFILYTSGSTGKPKGLLHTTAGYMIFSATTFKYAFDYQPGDVYFCTADIGWITGHTYVVYGPLGCGATSVLFEGIPFYPDKDRYWAIVDKYKVTQFYTAPTAIRSLMKFSDDYVNRHSLATLKVLGSVGEPINTEAWLWYYNVVGHGKCSISDTFFQTETGGHVITPLPGCTPMKPGSATFPFFGVLPELLDEDGRIVEGEGEGYLVFRQPWPGMMRTLYGNQARFQSAYFERFKGYYCTGDGAKRDADGYLWVTGRIDDMLNVSGHLMSTAEVENVLAEHSSVAEAAVVSKKHHVKGECLYCFITPSDGKTFDEKLQLELKKRVRERIGAFAQPDVIQHAPALPKTRSGKIMRRMLRKIAAGEEDVGDTTTLADETVIKLLLELRPKV; from the exons ATGGCGGATAAAATATACTACCCCAATCCGGAGATCAGGAAAAGATCGCACTGCAGTAGTATGGAACAGTACAGAGAGATGCATAAAGA atctATAGAGAATCCAATAAAGTTCTGGGGTGACATTGCCAAGCAATTCTACTGGGAAACGCCAGCGatagatgaaaaatttttctcatacaATTTCGATGTAGATAAAGGTGATGTTTTCATAAAATGGATGGAAGGAGCAACGACGAATATCAGTTTCAATTTGCTCGATAAGGCTGTAAAGAGCGGACATGgagataaaattgcattttattg GGAAGGAAACGATCCGGAAGATTATTCGCGACTgacgtataaaaaattgctcgaGGAAACATGCAGATTTGCAAACGTTCTCAAGTCGAAGGGTATTACCAAGGGAGACAGGGTAGTGATTTATATGCCGAATATCTTGGAGCAACCGATCGCCATGTTAGCTTGCACGAGGATAGGAGCGGTTCATAGCGTGGTG ttcgGAGGCTATTCGTCCGATTCTTTGGCGGAACGCATACTCGACTCCAAAGCTAAAATCCTGATCACTGCGGATGGTGTATGGAGAGGTGAGAAATTACTTCTGTTGAAAAATATCTGCGACGAGGCCTTGGAGAAGGTTAAGAAACAGGGTTATCAACTCGACTGCTGCATCGTCGTCTCGCATTTGAGAAGACTCAACAATCCTCAGGGTAAGATGAACGGTGTGAATGGCACCAGCAACGGTAACGTAGAGCTGACCAATGTTTCCTGGGACAACGACCGAGATGTTTGGTGGCATGACGAGATGGAGGACGCAGAGCCGAGCTGTTATCCAGTTTGGTTGGCTGCTGAAGATCCACTTTTTATCCTTTACACGag CGGCTCTACCGGAAAACCAAAGGGTCTTCTTCATACTACTGCAGGGTATATGATCTTCTCAGCGACAACTTTCAAGTATGCTTTCGATTATCAACCGGGTGATGTTTATTTCTGTACTGCCGATATTGGCTGGATCACAGGACATACTTATGTGGTTTACGGACCGTTAGGATGTGGTGCAACGTCTGTTTTG TTCGAGGGTATACCCTTTTATCCGGATAAAGATCGATACTGGGCGATTGTCGATAAGTACAAGGTCACACAATTTTATACGGCGCCAACTGCTATCAGATCGTTAATGAAATTTAGTGATGATTATGTGAACAGACACAGTTTAGCCACGCTTAAG GTCCTTGGTTCAGTAGGTGAGCCAATTAACACCGAAGCTTGGCTCTGGTATTACAATGTTGTCGGCCACGGTAAATGCAGCATATCGGATACTTTCTTCCAAACGGAAACTGGTGGCCATGTAATTACACCGCTACCAGGTTGCACACCTATGAAGCCAGGCTCCGCG ACATTTCCGTTCTTTGGGGTTTTGCCGGAACTTCTCGACGAAGATGGTCGCATAGTAGAAGGCGAAGGAGAGGGATATCTCGTTTTCCGTCAACCATGGCCAGGTATGATGCGGACGCTCTATGGAAATCAAGCACGTTTTCAGAGTGCGTACTTCGAGCGATTCAAAGGCTATTACTGCACGGGAGATG GAGCAAAACGCGATGCAGACGGATATCTATGGGTAACCGGCCGTATCGACGACATGTTGAACGTTTCCGGCCATCTAATGTCAACGGCTGAAGTCGAAAATGTATTGGCAGAACATTCTTCGGTAGCTGAGGCCGCAGTAGTTAGTAAAAAACACCATGTTAAAGGTGAATGCTTATATTGTTTCATTACGCCGAGTGACGGGAAGACGTTCGACGAAAAATTGCAACTTGAGCTTAAAAAGAGAG TACGCGAAAGGATTGGCGCATTCGCTCAACCAGACGTCATTCAACATGCTCCAGCTTTACCGAAAACAAGATCCGGCAAGATCATGAGACGTATGTTGAGAAAAATCGCAGCGGGCGAAGAGGATGTCGGAGATACAACTACACTGGCTGACGAGACTGTCATTAAGCTTCTTTTGGAATTAAGGccgaaagtttaa
- the LOC140674691 gene encoding uncharacterized protein, which produces MHYQSDDGEEEFEPRIIPKPTKLDSFPVPTVPEISLIFEKPIHNLNDRCNNSSPTKLLKPIRVFDNIDNTAERINSTSSISHNLNSYAAWREQNYTREANSRNAMHISPLYKHTHTYNHALQSDASVQKQQEQDKIFDTQKQVVNMRTNNGIYEKCVKFTCPDMDNSYNPAGEIRSSPTNKNQFSYNSVQKAKFSVPDHSTRMPNKDIPDTLKGTEQMPYAGYQQFHALSSHSNYNIDNNETVKSLLNLVNSQSEQIKNLQLQIDRLVRMQEESFRNKSTCSCSSALANQVLKCPSLNCYDTAFNSSLAQSQNKDMKKNESIQNTPTIEKKDLRIFGENNKLETALLEQQPKKAFVEQKVSIGVMTSFEFTVQNSPFLIDPEIHEKKEVCREGNNINRRNAINVQDTTESVKRYTNTFTRKSGAAQLENIVEDSESYLSSNQQQSSNFNAGSSMRDSEKHTVKESDICNAANTSESLKMYQYPAANLNKKEMHKRVYAKEDDNINRQMQDTRKMFDASMNVECSPIGSMNYNKILVSNEDDYITVNKEKNANMNANNSLHNIHLPVTDYYQNYRNKKHDTKQIIKDVGDSMILSGGDLKIFERPPPTPEPSIHVEMQEYMSDDESDKLKHTPKIGWTFYDNVLDQVNEILQNSSVMDSKTQNNVKIIHKVEQENNVETKALNTVKAATLEQLRKFGISLTENNEYRESNSNNKTLDFDSSFYPRLDRQANMINTTSVVNETNTSMHMKALALKYLSDEQLADIAVHKQESSSLKSLMVSNMQGTNMSLATMRYLERYKILPGKNSIQVENTDPTYGKMAFKEDFKPAVGKNNPTLRQFPFVQTPGTTCPSRILDLSTLKRQPKLL; this is translated from the exons ATGCATTATCAATCTGATGATGGTGAAGAAGAATTTGAGCCAAGAATTATTCCAAAACCAACAAAACTTGAC AGCTTCCCAGTGCCCACTGTGCCAGAAATATCTTTAATCTTCGAGAAACCAATTCATAATCTGAATGATCGATGCAACAATTCATCACCAACAAAATTACTGAAACCAATACGAGTTTTTGACAATATTGACAATACTGCAGAACGCATTAATTCCACATCATCTATTTCACACAATCTTAATTCTTATGCAGCATGGAGGGAACAGAATTATACTCGAGAGGCTAATTCTAGAAATGCAATGCACATTTCACCATTATATAAACACACTCATACCTATAATCATGCATTGCAATCAGATGCTTCTGTACAAAAGCAACAAGagcaagataaaatttttgatacgCAAAAACAAGTGGTAAATATGAGGACCAATAATGGAATATATgagaaatgtgtaaaatttacATGTCCTGATATGGACAATTCTTATAATCCTGCTGGAGAGATTCGTTCATCACCTACAAACAAAAATCAGTTCTCTTATAATTCTGTacaaaaagcaaaatttaGCGTACCTGATCATAGCACAAGAATGCCTAACAAAGATATTCCAGATACTTTGAAGGGAACTGAGCAAATGCCGTATGCTGGATATCAGCAATTTCATGCACTTTCTAGCCactcaaattataatatagacaATAATGAAAcagtaaaatctttattaaatcttgTAAATAGTCAGAGTgaacagataaaaaatttacaactaCAAATAGATAGACTAGTAAGAATGCAGGAAGAAAGTTTTAGGAACAAATCGACATGTTCTTGTTCATCGGCTCTTGCGAATCAAGTATTGAAATGTCCATCGTTAAATTGTTATGATACTGCCTTTAATTCTTCCCTTGCGCAATCTCAAAACAAAGATATGAAGAAAAATGAGAGCATACAGAATACACCTACTATTGAAAAGAAAGACTTAAGAATTTTcggtgaaaataataaattggaaACGGCATTGTTGGAACAGCAACCAAAAAAAGCTTTTGTGGAACAAAAAGTTTCGATTGGCGTTATGACAAGTTTTGAATTTACCGTGCAAAATAGTCCATTTCTGATAGATCCcgaaatacatgaaaaaaaagaagtttgtAGAGAaggtaacaatataaataggAGAAATGCCATAAATGTACAAGATACAACAGAGTCTGTTAAAAGATACACGAATACATTTACGCGCAAAAGTGGAGCAGCGCAATTGGAGAACATAGTCGAGGATTCGGAAAGTTACTTATCTTCTAATCAACAGCAGAGTAGCAATTTTAATGCAGGTTCTTCCATGAGAGATTCAGAGAAACACACTGTGAAGGAATCAGATATATGTAACGCAGCTAACACTTCagaatctttaaaaatgtatcaatatCCTgctgcaaatttaaataaaaaagaaatgcataAACGAGTGTATGCGAAGGAAGACGATAATATAAATCGACAAATGCAAGatacaagaaaaatgtttgaCGCATCTATGAACGTGGAATGTAGTCCTATTGGGAgcatgaattataataaaatacttgtcAGTAATGAAGACGATTACATTACTGTAAACAAGGAAAAAAACGCTAACATGAATGCTAACAATTCCTTACACAACATCCATTTGCCTGTGACAGATTACTATCAGAATTATAGGAATAAGAAACATGACACTAagcaaattattaaagatgtaGGTGATAGCATGATACTCAGTGGAGgtgatctaaaaatatttgagagaCCACCACCAACTCCAGAACCAAGTATTCATGTTGAGATGCAGGAATATATGAGCGATGACGAGagtgataaattaaaacatactcCGAAAATCGGCTGGACATTCTATGACAATGTTTTAGACCAAGTcaatgaaattttacaaaattctaGTGTTATGGACAGCAAAACTCAGAATAATGTTAAGATAATTCACAAAGTTGAGCAAGAAAATAATGTGGAAACTAAAGCATTGAATACTGTTAAAGCAGCTACTTTGGAACAACTTCGAAAATTTGGTATCAGTTTAACTGAGAACAATGAATATAGAGAGTcgaatagtaataataaaac GTTAGACTTTGATTCATCCTTTTATCCTCGCTTGGATCGTCAagcaaatatgataaatactACTAGCGTTGTAAATGAAACAAATACAAGTATGCACATGAAAGCTttagcattaaaatatttgagcgATGAACAACTGGCTGATATAGCAGTGCATAAACAAGAGTCATCTTCGTTAAAGAGTCTCATGGTCAGCAATATGCAGGGCACCAACATGTCACTCGCTACAATGCGTTAtttagaaagatataaaattctacCAGGAAAGAATAGCATTCAAGTAGAAA